In one Rhodococcus sp. B50 genomic region, the following are encoded:
- a CDS encoding CaiB/BaiF CoA transferase family protein gives MKPLADVRIISLEQYGAGPFGSVHLADLGADVIKIEDPNVGGDVGRYVPPYNDGEDSLFFETFNRNKRSLSLDLSSPAGRAVFEDLVRTSDAVYSNLRGDVPAKIGITYDDLKHLNPAIVCCSLTGFGMTGPRAKEPGYDYILQGLAGWMSVTGDPDGPPTKSGLSLVDYSGGFVAAISLLSGLHAAKRDGVGGDCDVSLYDTAMSLLTYPATWHLNAGFEPVRTKNSAHPSLVPFQAFEASDGWFVVGCAKEKFWERLVVAIDRPDLGADPRFANFALRGENQGELLPILEQAFATQPVDYWLSRLQPAGVPSGPINDVAQALTEPHTLARGLLVETEHPTFGTVRQVASPVRFGSEPPQYRRAPLRNEHFDEIVRDLGYSTERVAELTGQGAFGKQASGART, from the coding sequence ATGAAGCCACTCGCAGACGTCCGCATCATCTCCCTCGAGCAATACGGGGCCGGTCCTTTCGGTAGCGTTCACCTCGCCGACCTCGGCGCCGACGTCATCAAGATCGAGGACCCGAATGTCGGCGGAGATGTCGGACGTTACGTCCCGCCCTACAACGACGGCGAAGACTCGTTGTTCTTCGAGACCTTCAACCGCAACAAACGCAGTCTTTCGCTGGATTTGTCGTCCCCGGCCGGCCGCGCAGTGTTCGAAGACCTCGTCCGCACCAGCGACGCCGTCTACTCCAACCTTCGCGGGGACGTCCCCGCGAAGATCGGTATCACCTATGACGACCTCAAGCATCTCAATCCGGCCATCGTCTGCTGCAGTCTCACCGGTTTCGGTATGACCGGCCCACGCGCGAAAGAGCCCGGCTACGACTACATCCTGCAAGGACTCGCAGGCTGGATGAGCGTCACCGGCGACCCCGACGGACCTCCCACCAAGTCCGGCCTCTCGCTCGTGGACTATTCGGGTGGCTTCGTCGCCGCGATCAGCCTGCTGTCCGGACTCCACGCCGCCAAACGAGACGGCGTCGGTGGGGACTGCGACGTCTCGCTCTACGACACCGCGATGTCGCTGCTCACCTACCCGGCCACCTGGCATCTGAACGCCGGCTTCGAACCGGTACGCACCAAGAACTCGGCGCATCCCTCCCTCGTACCGTTCCAGGCATTCGAGGCCAGCGACGGCTGGTTCGTCGTCGGCTGCGCCAAGGAGAAGTTCTGGGAGCGCCTCGTCGTCGCGATCGACAGGCCCGATCTGGGCGCCGATCCCCGCTTCGCGAACTTCGCACTGCGCGGTGAGAACCAAGGCGAACTCCTCCCCATTCTCGAGCAGGCCTTCGCGACGCAGCCTGTGGACTACTGGCTCTCGCGCCTGCAACCGGCCGGTGTGCCGTCGGGCCCGATCAACGACGTCGCCCAGGCTCTCACCGAACCGCACACTCTTGCACGAGGCCTCCTCGTCGAGACCGAACACCCCACCTTCGGCACGGTACGCCAAGTCGCCTCGCCGGTCCGGTTCGGCTCCGAGCCACCGCAGTACCGGCGTGCTCCGCTGCGTAACGAACACTTCGACGAGATCGTCCGCGATCTCGGCTACAGCACCGAGCGCGTTGCGGAGCTGACCGGTCAAGGTGCCTTCGGCAAGCAGGCGAGCGGGGCTCGGACGTGA
- a CDS encoding MaoC family dehydratase, producing the protein MAVHQAVLGRFFEDYVVGDIYQHPIGRTISEADNTWITLLSMNTNQNHFNAHLAAQNPITDGKVIVNSGLTVAVVLGISVLDMSQNAISNLAFTDIKMSHPVYVGDTIYAESICTGLRLSESRPYAGIVSMITRGLNQDGTEVISWKRSVMVATRESGIGQNYFPEAKSGPLQLPTPAPEGALS; encoded by the coding sequence GTGGCAGTGCATCAGGCTGTTCTCGGCCGATTCTTCGAGGACTACGTAGTAGGGGATATCTACCAGCACCCCATCGGGCGCACGATCTCCGAAGCCGACAACACGTGGATCACGTTGCTGTCGATGAACACCAACCAGAACCATTTCAACGCCCACCTCGCGGCACAGAACCCCATCACCGACGGCAAGGTCATCGTCAACTCCGGCCTGACCGTTGCTGTGGTGCTGGGGATCTCGGTGCTCGACATGAGCCAGAACGCCATCTCGAACCTGGCGTTCACCGACATCAAGATGTCGCATCCCGTCTACGTAGGTGACACCATCTATGCGGAAAGCATCTGCACGGGACTGCGCCTGTCCGAATCCCGTCCCTATGCCGGAATCGTATCCATGATCACCCGTGGGCTGAATCAGGATGGCACCGAAGTCATTTCATGGAAGCGATCGGTCATGGTCGCCACCCGCGAGAGCGGAATCGGCCAGAACTACTTCCCCGAAGCCAAGAGCGGGCCGCTGCAACTGCCGACACCCGCCCCGGAAGGCGCGCTGTCATGA